In Paenibacillus stellifer, the DNA window ATCAGCACACCCTGCTCTTTGAGGTCCGCGACGATCTTCTTGCGGCAATCACTGCGGTCCAGTCCCTGATAAGGACCGGCTTCGGCGTTCATCGTGCCGGTTTCGTCCATAACGACGATCTGCGGCAGATTGTGGCGCTGGCCAACCTCGAAGTCATTCGGATCGTGAGCCGGGGTAATTTTTACCGCGCCGCTTCCGAACTCTTTTTCCACATATTCGTCTGCAATAACCGGGATCTCGCGGCCAACGATTGGCAGAACAAGCGTCTTGCCGATCATGTCCTTGTACCTCTCATCCTCCGGATGAACCGCCACAGCTGTATCGCCGAGCATCGTCTCCGGACGCGTTGTCGCCACGGTGATGTACCCGCTGCCGTCTTTCAGCGGATAACGCAGATGGTACAGATGCCCGTTAACCTCTTTGTACTCAACCTCGATGTCGGAGAGCGCCGTGCGGGCCGCCGGGTCCCAGTTGATGATGCGTTTGCCGCGGTAGATAAGGCCTTTCTCATACAGCTTAACAAACACCTCCCGAACCGCCTTCGACAAGCCCTCGTCCAGTGTGAACCGTTCGCGGCTGTAGTCGAGCGACAGACCCATTTTGGCCCACTGCTCATGGATGGTGTCGGCGTATTGATCCTTCCATGCCCAAACCTGGTCGAGGAATTTCTCGCGTCCAAGGTCATAGCGTGAAATGCCCTGCTGGCGGAGCTTCTGCTCCACCTTCGTCTGGGTCGCGATGCCCGCATGGTCCGTTCCCGGCAGCCAGAGCGTGTCGTAGCCCTGCATCCGCTTCGTGCGGATCAGAATATCCTGCAGCGTGAAATCGAGCGCATGCCCGATATGCAGCATCCCCGTTACGTTAGGTGGCGGAATCACAATGGTATACGGCTTCGCATCCGGACGCTGTCCGGCGCGGAAGAAGCCCTCTTCCATCCAATACGGGTACCATTTCTGTTCGGCGGCTTTCGGATCGTAGGTTGTCGGCATACCGCCGCCCGCAGTGCCGCCTGTCGTCTCGCCCGACTGCTTAATCTCCGGCTGCGCCGAAGTCAAAGATTGTTCTGTCATGATTGATTCCCTCCGTAAGTTTGAAACTTGATTCCTGCAAGGCTGGCAGCCCCTGGAAAAACAAAAAGACCCTTCGTCCTCAAAGGACGAAAGGCCATTCTTTCGCGGTACCACCTTTGTTTCGCATGCAATACAAATCAAGGAATGCAAGCAGTCCTCTTGAACATGCGACACTTCATGCAGAAGTAACGGTCTGCGGCCGGCGGGTTCTAACCGGCTTCCTCACGGAATTCTCCGGCTCAAACGCGCGACTCCAGGGCGACTTCGGCTGTCATTATCCTGCGGAGGCTCACAGCTGCTGCTCCCCGCTCTCTGAAAGGGCTGACCGCCTACTCTTCCCGTTCCCAGTCTTTGCGTACTTTCGGTTTATTACCTTACATCATACCGTTTGCTTACGTCCGAGTCAACCAAGAAGAGCCTATTTTCCCGTTGGCTCTGTCATTTCCTTCAGTTCCCCAAACAAGCGGAGTGTGGCTTCCTTGTCCCGGTAATTGAATACGACCGTCTGATCCGGCAGATGGATGACGATATAGGGCGGAGAATTCGTATACACATACAATCGTGCCGCGCCCCACTCCTTCAGCTTGAAATGACCGCGGGCGTACGTATCGGTGGCTACCCCATTGACCCGGCTGCCCGAAGGGAGGGTGTCCGTTAGAGCAAGATCCTGAACCTGGTCCAGCGAAAAAGAGTAGCCGTAACTCGGACTCTCTACTCTCACCTCTCCATTGGCATTTATACTCATGGCAGGTTTCATCCAGTCTTCCCGGACGGCGAAAATCGATATCCCCGCTATCAGCAAGACCACGAACGCAGCGGTGATTCCCATGAACAGCCTCCCTCCCCGGGACGCCATGTTGAGCGTCAGACCGAACCCGCCCCGCTTCGGAACCATCATGCTGCGGTCGTTCGGATTGTAATACCATAGCCCATTAATCCAGTACTCGTCATCATCGGTCATGAACGGCTGCTCCGCCGACTTCTCCAGCTCGAGCTGCCGCTTCTTCGCCTGACGATCCGTATACGCGGCGGCAGCGAAGGGTACGGCAATCTGGATACCCAATACGATATACCAGACGGTGTCCAGATATGCAGCTTCCTGCAGTCCGGTCCATACAGCAAAGGCAGCGAAGATGGCGTCCAGCAGTGCAAGCCCGAGAAAGAGGAAGGACCAGGTCCGGCGCTGGGCCCGGTTCAGTGCAGCGTTGATGACGCTGTCCGCACTGTAAGCCCGGGTGCGCACCCGGCGAATCGCCAGGGACACCAGAAACAACAGCAGCGTCATACCCGCGGCCTGGATGGCCAGATATGCCCCCATATCCTGCGAATCGCGCACAGCGTAACAGATGGCCGCCAGGGATACCAGCAGGGGA includes these proteins:
- a CDS encoding DUF5808 domain-containing protein; translated protein: MSLVVLFILIALFILVVTQLIYGVRTQVSGGVIVLGIGFPKDAADSEEVQMLRTRLRRRSLALIAAGVLLLLPMFALRDLFSLVFVYWWVWLVVFLTAGYKLFAASHRSASQIKQAKGWSLGERRVVRVDTTLILLKHRMTVSPGWFAVPLLVSLAAICYAVRDSQDMGAYLAIQAAGMTLLLFLVSLAIRRVRTRAYSADSVINAALNRAQRRTWSFLFLGLALLDAIFAAFAVWTGLQEAAYLDTVWYIVLGIQIAVPFAAAAYTDRQAKKRQLELEKSAEQPFMTDDDEYWINGLWYYNPNDRSMMVPKRGGFGLTLNMASRGGRLFMGITAAFVVLLIAGISIFAVREDWMKPAMSINANGEVRVESPSYGYSFSLDQVQDLALTDTLPSGSRVNGVATDTYARGHFKLKEWGAARLYVYTNSPPYIVIHLPDQTVVFNYRDKEATLRLFGELKEMTEPTGK